The following are from one region of the Quercus robur chromosome 1, dhQueRobu3.1, whole genome shotgun sequence genome:
- the LOC126726212 gene encoding MLO-like protein 3 isoform X1 — MASEGESTSPSLQDTPVWALAIVCFIFIYLSIFIEYLIHLLSNLLKRHRKTSLFEAVEKLKSVLMFLGFMSLILAVTQRYIAKICIPINLANSMLPCRKSASIETTKAVGFSHIGTGTFEHSLQAKDAFGDIPWLERRLTEADTTTSTGTSNSDYCGSQGKTSFISQEGILQLNNFIFVLAIMQIVYSFLTMALGRAKLGPLENIDGFAAERHLSFQMRRWEAWEKETQTVEYRVANDPDRFRFTRQTTFGRRHMSSFTRISFLLWIKCFFRQFFNSVARVDYLTLRHGFISAHLAANNNYNFQKYIQRSLEDDFKVVVGISPVMWFIVVIFILVDVYGSHFYLWVSFIPLITVLTLGTKLEVIVAKMAIELKNQTHVIKGAPMVQPNDNLFWFNHPKFVLTLLHFTLFMNAFEISFFAWVTLQYGIKSCYHESPEILIIRMVLAVIVQVLCGYIILPLYALVTQMGSQFKSAALEDQTVHVIKKWYAESRDKKKRKQDLSQYGPDYLSTPSSSNRTFSSPDLSSHHHIHRVLTFSENVTHVSSEIEIVEEHQEIHQATGMDSSNNMAQIELTEATKTQN; from the exons ATGGCTTCCGAGGGAGAAAGCACTTCTCCATCTCTACAAGACACACCTGTTTGGGCTTTGGCAATCGTTTGCTTTATATTCATCTACCTCTCGATCTTTATCGAGTACTTGATCCATCTTCTTTCCAAT TTGCTCAAAAGACACCGAAAGACTTCTTTGTTTGAAGCTGTGGAGAAGCTTAAATCAG TGTTGATGTTCTTGGGGTTCATGTCTCTTATATTAGCCGTAACTCAAAGATACATTGCCAAAATCTGCATACCCATCAATCTTGCAAACTCAATGCTTCCTTGCCGTAAAAGTGCATCAATAGAAACTACTAAAGCAGTAGGATTTTCTCACATAGGGACTGGCACATTTGAACATTCATTGCAGGCAAAAGATGCTTTTGGGGATATTCCATGGCTAGAAAGAAGATTGACAGAAGCTGACACTACTACTAGTACTGGCACTAGCAATTCTGATTATTGTGGTTCTCAA GGAAAGACATCTTTTATATCACAAGAAGGGATCCTTCAGCTCAACAATTTCATCTTTGTGTTAGCGATCATGCAGATTGTCTATAGTTTTCTGACCATGGCTTTAGGAAGGGCCAAG CTTGGCCCCTTGGAAAATATTGATGGCTTTGCCGCTGAACGTCACTTATCTTTTCAG ATGAGGCGCTGGGAAGCTTGGGAGAAAGAAACTCAGACAGTTGAATACCGAGTAGCTAATG ATCCCGATCGATTTAGATTTACAAGACAAACAACCTTTGGGCGCCGACATATGAGTTCTTTTACAAGAATATCATTCCTTCTTTGGATT AAATGCTTCTTCCGTCAATTCTTCAATTCAGTAGCCAGAGTTGACTACCTCACTCTACGCCACGGTTTTATCTCA GCCCATTTGGCAGCAAATAACAACTACAATTTCCAAAAGTATATACAACGATCGCTGGAGGATGATTTCAAAGTTGTAGTGGGCATCAG CCCTGTAATGTGGTTTATCGTCGTCATTTTCATACTTGTGGATGTGTACG GTTCGCATTTCTACCTCTGGGTATCATTTATCCCATTAATT ACAGTGCTAACTCTTGGAACCAAACTCGAAGTAATTGTAGCGAAAATGGCTATTGAACTCAAAAATCAGACTCATGTAATCAAAGGAGCACCTATGGTGCAACCCAATGACAATCTCTTCTGGTTCAATCACCCAAAATTTGTCCTAACCCTTTTACATTTTACTTTGTTTATG AATGCATTTGAGAtttctttctttgcttgggtCACG TTACAATATGGAATAAAGTCTTGCTACCATGAAAGCCCTGAAATTCTCATTATCCGGATGGTATTAGC GGTGATAGTTCAGGTCTTGTGCGGCTACATTATTCTTCCCCTCTATGCTCTTGTAACCCAG ATGGGATCACAATTCAAAAGCGCGGCGCTAGAAGATCAAACAGTGCATGTTATAAAGAAATGGTATGCTGAATCGAGGGACAAGAAGAAACGAAAACAAGATCTTTCACAATATGGTCCAGATTATTTGTCTACTCCATCAAGCAGCAACAGAACCTTTAGTTCCCCCGATTTGTCTTCTCATCATCACATTCACCGGGTGCTAACATTCTCTGAGAATGTCACCCATGTTTCTAGCGAAATTGAAATTGTTGAAGAACATCAAGAAATTCACCAAGCCACAGGCATGGATAGTTCAAATAATATGGCGCAAATAGAACTGACAGAGGCcactaaaactcaaaattag
- the LOC126726212 gene encoding MLO-like protein 2 isoform X3 — protein sequence MASEGESTSPSLQDTPVWALAIVCFIFIYLSIFIEYLIHLLSNLLKRHRKTSLFEAVEKLKSVLMFLGFMSLILAVTQRYIAKICIPINLANSMLPCRKSASIETTKAVGFSHIGTGTFEHSLQAKDAFGDIPWLERRLTEADTTTSTGTSNSDYCGSQGKTSFISQEGILQLNNFIFVLAIMQIVYSFLTMALGRAKAHLAANNNYNFQKYIQRSLEDDFKVVVGISPVMWFIVVIFILVDVYGSHFYLWVSFIPLITVLTLGTKLEVIVAKMAIELKNQTHVIKGAPMVQPNDNLFWFNHPKFVLTLLHFTLFMNAFEISFFAWVTLQYGIKSCYHESPEILIIRMVLAVIVQVLCGYIILPLYALVTQMGSQFKSAALEDQTVHVIKKWYAESRDKKKRKQDLSQYGPDYLSTPSSSNRTFSSPDLSSHHHIHRVLTFSENVTHVSSEIEIVEEHQEIHQATGMDSSNNMAQIELTEATKTQN from the exons ATGGCTTCCGAGGGAGAAAGCACTTCTCCATCTCTACAAGACACACCTGTTTGGGCTTTGGCAATCGTTTGCTTTATATTCATCTACCTCTCGATCTTTATCGAGTACTTGATCCATCTTCTTTCCAAT TTGCTCAAAAGACACCGAAAGACTTCTTTGTTTGAAGCTGTGGAGAAGCTTAAATCAG TGTTGATGTTCTTGGGGTTCATGTCTCTTATATTAGCCGTAACTCAAAGATACATTGCCAAAATCTGCATACCCATCAATCTTGCAAACTCAATGCTTCCTTGCCGTAAAAGTGCATCAATAGAAACTACTAAAGCAGTAGGATTTTCTCACATAGGGACTGGCACATTTGAACATTCATTGCAGGCAAAAGATGCTTTTGGGGATATTCCATGGCTAGAAAGAAGATTGACAGAAGCTGACACTACTACTAGTACTGGCACTAGCAATTCTGATTATTGTGGTTCTCAA GGAAAGACATCTTTTATATCACAAGAAGGGATCCTTCAGCTCAACAATTTCATCTTTGTGTTAGCGATCATGCAGATTGTCTATAGTTTTCTGACCATGGCTTTAGGAAGGGCCAAG GCCCATTTGGCAGCAAATAACAACTACAATTTCCAAAAGTATATACAACGATCGCTGGAGGATGATTTCAAAGTTGTAGTGGGCATCAG CCCTGTAATGTGGTTTATCGTCGTCATTTTCATACTTGTGGATGTGTACG GTTCGCATTTCTACCTCTGGGTATCATTTATCCCATTAATT ACAGTGCTAACTCTTGGAACCAAACTCGAAGTAATTGTAGCGAAAATGGCTATTGAACTCAAAAATCAGACTCATGTAATCAAAGGAGCACCTATGGTGCAACCCAATGACAATCTCTTCTGGTTCAATCACCCAAAATTTGTCCTAACCCTTTTACATTTTACTTTGTTTATG AATGCATTTGAGAtttctttctttgcttgggtCACG TTACAATATGGAATAAAGTCTTGCTACCATGAAAGCCCTGAAATTCTCATTATCCGGATGGTATTAGC GGTGATAGTTCAGGTCTTGTGCGGCTACATTATTCTTCCCCTCTATGCTCTTGTAACCCAG ATGGGATCACAATTCAAAAGCGCGGCGCTAGAAGATCAAACAGTGCATGTTATAAAGAAATGGTATGCTGAATCGAGGGACAAGAAGAAACGAAAACAAGATCTTTCACAATATGGTCCAGATTATTTGTCTACTCCATCAAGCAGCAACAGAACCTTTAGTTCCCCCGATTTGTCTTCTCATCATCACATTCACCGGGTGCTAACATTCTCTGAGAATGTCACCCATGTTTCTAGCGAAATTGAAATTGTTGAAGAACATCAAGAAATTCACCAAGCCACAGGCATGGATAGTTCAAATAATATGGCGCAAATAGAACTGACAGAGGCcactaaaactcaaaattag
- the LOC126726212 gene encoding MLO-like protein 3 isoform X2: MASEGESTSPSLQDTPVWALAIVCFIFIYLSIFIEYLIHLLSNLLKRHRKTSLFEAVEKLKSVLMFLGFMSLILAVTQRYIAKICIPINLANSMLPCRKSASIETTKAVGFSHIGTGTFEHSLQAKDAFGDIPWLERRLTEADTTTSTGTSNSDYCGSQGKTSFISQEGILQLNNFIFVLAIMQIVYSFLTMALGRAKMRRWEAWEKETQTVEYRVANDPDRFRFTRQTTFGRRHMSSFTRISFLLWIKCFFRQFFNSVARVDYLTLRHGFISAHLAANNNYNFQKYIQRSLEDDFKVVVGISPVMWFIVVIFILVDVYGSHFYLWVSFIPLITVLTLGTKLEVIVAKMAIELKNQTHVIKGAPMVQPNDNLFWFNHPKFVLTLLHFTLFMNAFEISFFAWVTLQYGIKSCYHESPEILIIRMVLAVIVQVLCGYIILPLYALVTQMGSQFKSAALEDQTVHVIKKWYAESRDKKKRKQDLSQYGPDYLSTPSSSNRTFSSPDLSSHHHIHRVLTFSENVTHVSSEIEIVEEHQEIHQATGMDSSNNMAQIELTEATKTQN; encoded by the exons ATGGCTTCCGAGGGAGAAAGCACTTCTCCATCTCTACAAGACACACCTGTTTGGGCTTTGGCAATCGTTTGCTTTATATTCATCTACCTCTCGATCTTTATCGAGTACTTGATCCATCTTCTTTCCAAT TTGCTCAAAAGACACCGAAAGACTTCTTTGTTTGAAGCTGTGGAGAAGCTTAAATCAG TGTTGATGTTCTTGGGGTTCATGTCTCTTATATTAGCCGTAACTCAAAGATACATTGCCAAAATCTGCATACCCATCAATCTTGCAAACTCAATGCTTCCTTGCCGTAAAAGTGCATCAATAGAAACTACTAAAGCAGTAGGATTTTCTCACATAGGGACTGGCACATTTGAACATTCATTGCAGGCAAAAGATGCTTTTGGGGATATTCCATGGCTAGAAAGAAGATTGACAGAAGCTGACACTACTACTAGTACTGGCACTAGCAATTCTGATTATTGTGGTTCTCAA GGAAAGACATCTTTTATATCACAAGAAGGGATCCTTCAGCTCAACAATTTCATCTTTGTGTTAGCGATCATGCAGATTGTCTATAGTTTTCTGACCATGGCTTTAGGAAGGGCCAAG ATGAGGCGCTGGGAAGCTTGGGAGAAAGAAACTCAGACAGTTGAATACCGAGTAGCTAATG ATCCCGATCGATTTAGATTTACAAGACAAACAACCTTTGGGCGCCGACATATGAGTTCTTTTACAAGAATATCATTCCTTCTTTGGATT AAATGCTTCTTCCGTCAATTCTTCAATTCAGTAGCCAGAGTTGACTACCTCACTCTACGCCACGGTTTTATCTCA GCCCATTTGGCAGCAAATAACAACTACAATTTCCAAAAGTATATACAACGATCGCTGGAGGATGATTTCAAAGTTGTAGTGGGCATCAG CCCTGTAATGTGGTTTATCGTCGTCATTTTCATACTTGTGGATGTGTACG GTTCGCATTTCTACCTCTGGGTATCATTTATCCCATTAATT ACAGTGCTAACTCTTGGAACCAAACTCGAAGTAATTGTAGCGAAAATGGCTATTGAACTCAAAAATCAGACTCATGTAATCAAAGGAGCACCTATGGTGCAACCCAATGACAATCTCTTCTGGTTCAATCACCCAAAATTTGTCCTAACCCTTTTACATTTTACTTTGTTTATG AATGCATTTGAGAtttctttctttgcttgggtCACG TTACAATATGGAATAAAGTCTTGCTACCATGAAAGCCCTGAAATTCTCATTATCCGGATGGTATTAGC GGTGATAGTTCAGGTCTTGTGCGGCTACATTATTCTTCCCCTCTATGCTCTTGTAACCCAG ATGGGATCACAATTCAAAAGCGCGGCGCTAGAAGATCAAACAGTGCATGTTATAAAGAAATGGTATGCTGAATCGAGGGACAAGAAGAAACGAAAACAAGATCTTTCACAATATGGTCCAGATTATTTGTCTACTCCATCAAGCAGCAACAGAACCTTTAGTTCCCCCGATTTGTCTTCTCATCATCACATTCACCGGGTGCTAACATTCTCTGAGAATGTCACCCATGTTTCTAGCGAAATTGAAATTGTTGAAGAACATCAAGAAATTCACCAAGCCACAGGCATGGATAGTTCAAATAATATGGCGCAAATAGAACTGACAGAGGCcactaaaactcaaaattag